From Microbacterium sufflavum:
GGCCACGGCGATGCAGAACGGCATCGACGAGGTGAAGCTCGACCCCGGGTTGGTGTCGCACGCGAGCGCCACGGTCACCCCCGCATCGAGCAGTCGTCGCGCGTCCGGGTACGGCTGACGCGTAGAGAACTCCACCCCGGGCAGCAGGGTGAGCACGGTGTCGGATCCGGCGAGCGCCGCCACGTCCGCATCGGTCAGGTAGGTGCCGTGGTCGATCGACGCGGCGCCGAGCTCGACCGCGAGCTGGACCCCCGCGCCGGGGCCGAGCTGGCTGGCGTGCACCCGCGCGCCCAGTCCCCGGGCGATGCCGGCTTCCAGCACGCGCCGCGACTGCGCGGTGGTGAAGGCGCCGGTCTCGCAGAACACGTCGATCCACCGGGAGTGCGGCGCACAGGCGTCGAGCATGGGACCCACCACCAGGTCCACGTACTCGTCGGCGCGATCCGCGTACTCCGGTGGCACGACGTGCGCTCCGAGGAACGTGACCTCGGGCGTGATCTCGGCGGCGAGCCGCACGAGCCGTTCCTCGTCCTCGACGCTCAGCCCATACCCGCTCTTGATCTCGACGGTCGTGGTGCCCTGCGCGAGCATCTCGTCGCGGAACCGCCGCAGCCGCAGCCGCAGCTCGGCGTCCGTCGCGGCCCTGGTCGCGGCCACGGTGGAGCGGATGCCTCCGGCGGTGTACGGGCGCCCCGCCATGCGGGCCTCGAACTCGGCGGCGCGGTCGCCCGCGAACACGAGGTGGCTGTGGCTGTCGACGAACCCGGGGATCACGGCACGTCCGGCAGCGTCCACGACCTCGAGGTCTGCCAGCCCGGCGGTGCGCGCCGCGGCATCGCCAGCGGGGCCCGTCCAGACGACACGCCCCTCGTCGAGGAGCACGGCTGCGTCGACGGCGGTACCGCAGGGATCGCGGTCGCTCACGACGTTCGTGGTGAGTTCGCCGATGCGGGTGATGAGCGTGGGCATGCGGTCTCCTGGGTCCGGGCGGGTCAGAGCATCGGGATCGTCAGGCCGCGCTCGCGCGCCACCTCGCGGGCGTGATCGTACCCGGCGTCCACGTGCCGCATCACACCCGTCCCCGGGTCGTTCGTCAGCACTCGCGCGAGCTTCTCGGCCGCGAGGTCCGTGCCGTCCGCGACGGTCACCTGGCCCGCGTGGATCGAGCGCCCGATGCCGACGCCGCCGCCGTGGTGGAGCGACACCCAGGAGGCGCCCGAGGCCGTGTTGAGCAGCGCGTTGAGCAGCGGCCAGTCGGCGATCGCGTCTGAGCCGTCCTTCATCGCCTCGGTCTCGCGGTACGGCGACGCCACCGACCCGGCGTCGAGGTGATCACGACCGATCACGATCGGCGCGGAGAGCTCCCCCGAGGCCACCATCTCGTTGAACTTCAGCCCGGCGAGGTGCCGTTCCTGGTAGCCGAGCCAGCAGATGCGTGCCGGGAGGCCCTCGAACTGCACGGAGGACCCGGCCTTGTCCAGCCAGCGACGGAGGGCGGTGTCCTGCGGGAACAGCTCGGCGATCGCGCGGTCGGTCTTCGCGATGTCGGCGGGGTCGCCGGAGAGCGCAACCCAGCGGAAGGGCCCTCGACCCTCCTCGAACTGGGGACGGATGTAGGCGGGTACGAAGCCGGGGAACACGAACGCGCGGTCGAAACCGCCGAGCTCGGCTTCCGCGCGGAGGGAGTTGCCGTAGTCGAACACGGCCGCCCCGTCGTCGAGGAACCCGACCATCGCCTCGACGTGCGCCGCCATCGACGCCCGCGACCGTCGGGTGAACTCCTCCGGGTCCCGCGCGGCTTCTGCTCGCCAGTCCGCCACGGATACGCCGACGGGCAGGTAGGCGAGCGGGTCATGCGCGCTGGTCTGATCCGTCACGATGTCGATGGGCACTCCGCGGCGCCGCAGCTCGGGGAAGATCTCGGCGGCGTTGCCGACCACGCCCACGGAGCGCGCCTGTCCTGCGTCCTTCGCGGCGACCGCTCGGGCGACGGCGGCGTCGAGGTCGTGCGTGTACTCGTCGAGGTAGCCGTGTTCGACGCGACGCGCGAGCCGGGTCTCGTCCACGTCGACGATCAGCACGGCCCCCTCGTTCAGCGTCACGGCGAGGGGCTGCGCGCCCCCCATGCCCCCGGCGCCGGCGGTCAGCGTGAGAGTGCCGCGCAACGAATCGCGTCCGAGCGAGCGGGCGACGGCCGCGAACGTCTCATACGTCCCCTGCAGGATCCCCTGCGTGCCGATGTAGATCCACGACCCCGCGGTCATCTGCCCGTACATGGTGAGCCCGAGCTCCTCCAGCCGACGGAACTCGGGCCACGTGGCCCAGTCGCCCACGAGGTTCGAGTTCGCGATGAGCACGCGGGGCGCCCACTCGTGCGTGCGGAACACGCCGACCGGCTTGCCCGACTGCACGAGCAGGGTCTCGTCGGGCTCGATCTCGTCGAGCGTGCGGACGATCGCCTCGTATGCGGCCCAGCTGCGCGCCGCGCGGCCCGTCCCGCCGTAGACCACGAGCTCTTCGGGGTGCTCGGCGACCTCGGGGTCGAGGTTGTTCATGAGCATGCGCTTGGCGGCTTCCGCGCCCCAGCTCTTGGCGGTGCGGGTGTTCCCTCGCGGTGCGCGGACGGTGCGGCTCTTTGGTTCGACGGTGTCACTCATGCATGTGCTCCTTTGCGATGCGGGCGACCTGGCCCGACTGGACGAGTGCGGTCACGGCTTCCATGTCCGGCGAGAGGTAGTGGTCGGGGCCCGGACCGGCGGCGACGGTCCGCACGAGGTCGCGGATGGCGCCGGTCGCGGCTCCGGCCTCGAGGGGCGCGCGCAGATCGAGGGCTCGCGCAGCCGTGAGGATCTCGATCGCGAGCACGCGCGACAGTCCATCGATCGCACGGCGCAGCTTGCGGGCGGCCGCCCAGCCCATCGAGACATGGTCCTCCTGCATCGCCGACGACGGGATCGAGTCGACCGAGGCGGGCACGGCCAGGCGCTTGAGCTCGGAGACGATGCCCGCCGCGGCGTACTGGGCGATCATGAGGCCCGAGTCCACGCCCACCTCCGCGGCCAGGAAGGGCGGCAGTCCGTGGCTGCGCGCGGGGTCGAGCGCGCGGTCGGTGCGGCGCTCCGACACCGAGGCGACGTCGGCGACCGAGATGGCCAGGAAGTCCAGCACGGCGGCGACGGGTGCGCCGTGGAAGTTGCCATTGGACTCGATGCGGCCGTCGAGGGTGATGACCGGGTTGTCGATCACGCTGGAGAGCTCACGCAGCGCGATCGTCTCGGCGTGCGCGACCGTGTCCCGGGCGGCCCCGTGCACCTGCGGAGAGCACCGGAGGGAGTAGGCGTCCTGCACACGTCCATCCTCCGGCCCCTTGTGGCTGGCCACCATGGGCGAGTCGGCGAGCAGCGCGCGAAGGTGTGCCGCCGAGATCGACTGTCCCGCCTGCGGGCGCAGCGCCATCAGGTCCGCAGCGAAGACGGCGTCGGTACCGAGCTGCGATTCGATCGACATCGCCGCGGCCACGTCCGCCGTGAGAAGAAGTGTGTCGAGGTCGTGCAGGGCCAGCGCCAGCATGCCGAGCATGCCGTCCGTGCCGTTGATCAGCGCGAGGCCTTCCTTCTCGACCAGTGTCAGCGGAGCGATCGCCGCGGCAGCCAGGGCGTCGGCGGCGGGGAGGAGAGTCCCCTGCGCGTCGCGCACGTCCCCCTCCCCCATGGTCGCGAGCGCGATGTGGGCGAGGGGCGCCAGATCGCCGGAGCAGCCGAGGGAGCCGTACTCGCGCACGACCGGTGTGATGCCGGCGTTGAGGAGCGCCGCGTACGTCTCC
This genomic window contains:
- the hutI gene encoding imidazolonepropionase, giving the protein MPTLITRIGELTTNVVSDRDPCGTAVDAAVLLDEGRVVWTGPAGDAAARTAGLADLEVVDAAGRAVIPGFVDSHSHLVFAGDRAAEFEARMAGRPYTAGGIRSTVAATRAATDAELRLRLRRFRDEMLAQGTTTVEIKSGYGLSVEDEERLVRLAAEITPEVTFLGAHVVPPEYADRADEYVDLVVGPMLDACAPHSRWIDVFCETGAFTTAQSRRVLEAGIARGLGARVHASQLGPGAGVQLAVELGAASIDHGTYLTDADVAALAGSDTVLTLLPGVEFSTRQPYPDARRLLDAGVTVALACDTNPGSSFTSSMPFCIAVAVRDMGMTPAEAVWAATAGGARALRRDDIGTLAPGARADLVLLEAPSRVHLAYRPGVPLVHRVWKDGVEVG
- the hutU gene encoding urocanate hydratase; its protein translation is MSDTVEPKSRTVRAPRGNTRTAKSWGAEAAKRMLMNNLDPEVAEHPEELVVYGGTGRAARSWAAYEAIVRTLDEIEPDETLLVQSGKPVGVFRTHEWAPRVLIANSNLVGDWATWPEFRRLEELGLTMYGQMTAGSWIYIGTQGILQGTYETFAAVARSLGRDSLRGTLTLTAGAGGMGGAQPLAVTLNEGAVLIVDVDETRLARRVEHGYLDEYTHDLDAAVARAVAAKDAGQARSVGVVGNAAEIFPELRRRGVPIDIVTDQTSAHDPLAYLPVGVSVADWRAEAARDPEEFTRRSRASMAAHVEAMVGFLDDGAAVFDYGNSLRAEAELGGFDRAFVFPGFVPAYIRPQFEEGRGPFRWVALSGDPADIAKTDRAIAELFPQDTALRRWLDKAGSSVQFEGLPARICWLGYQERHLAGLKFNEMVASGELSAPIVIGRDHLDAGSVASPYRETEAMKDGSDAIADWPLLNALLNTASGASWVSLHHGGGVGIGRSIHAGQVTVADGTDLAAEKLARVLTNDPGTGVMRHVDAGYDHAREVARERGLTIPML
- the hutH gene encoding histidine ammonia-lyase, giving the protein MSSSTPVVVGRGPVSLADVVRVARHGAPVVVPAEALERVAETRRVIDGLASDPHPHYGVSTGFGALATTFIAPERRLQLQASLIRSHAAGTGPEVEREVVRGLQLLRLQTLASGRTGVRPAVVETYAALLNAGITPVVREYGSLGCSGDLAPLAHIALATMGEGDVRDAQGTLLPAADALAAAAIAPLTLVEKEGLALINGTDGMLGMLALALHDLDTLLLTADVAAAMSIESQLGTDAVFAADLMALRPQAGQSISAAHLRALLADSPMVASHKGPEDGRVQDAYSLRCSPQVHGAARDTVAHAETIALRELSSVIDNPVITLDGRIESNGNFHGAPVAAVLDFLAISVADVASVSERRTDRALDPARSHGLPPFLAAEVGVDSGLMIAQYAAAGIVSELKRLAVPASVDSIPSSAMQEDHVSMGWAAARKLRRAIDGLSRVLAIEILTAARALDLRAPLEAGAATGAIRDLVRTVAAGPGPDHYLSPDMEAVTALVQSGQVARIAKEHMHE